The Sulfurimonas sp. genome includes a region encoding these proteins:
- a CDS encoding acylneuraminate cytidylyltransferase family protein, giving the protein MNILALIPARGGSKGVPKKNIKLLEGFPLIGYTIAAAKLSKKINRVIVSTDSEEIAEISCSFGAQAPFLRPSEFAGDKSADIDYVLHTLNWLEKNEDYIPDLIILLRATTPLREVKYIDAAIEEFMKNSEATSLRSSHIAAESPFKWFLIKDNFYTPICDKYTLEDTNKPRQSFPEVYIPNGYVDILKPSFIKQYNSLYGGKILGYVTPNGYEVDTLEEFKYIEYLISKNGSDLLEHLKKNKREHR; this is encoded by the coding sequence GTGAATATTTTAGCTTTAATTCCGGCCCGTGGCGGCTCAAAAGGTGTTCCAAAAAAAAATATCAAGCTGTTGGAGGGATTTCCTTTAATTGGCTACACGATTGCTGCAGCAAAACTTTCTAAAAAGATAAACAGAGTGATAGTCTCAACCGACTCAGAGGAGATTGCAGAGATTTCGTGTAGTTTTGGTGCCCAAGCTCCATTTTTAAGACCAAGCGAGTTTGCAGGCGATAAATCTGCAGATATAGATTATGTTTTGCATACTCTGAATTGGTTAGAAAAAAATGAAGACTATATCCCTGATTTAATCATCTTGCTAAGAGCGACAACACCGCTTAGAGAAGTAAAATATATAGATGCGGCTATTGAAGAGTTTATGAAAAACAGCGAAGCGACTTCACTGCGATCATCACATATAGCAGCAGAATCCCCTTTTAAATGGTTTTTGATAAAAGATAATTTTTACACTCCTATTTGCGATAAATATACTCTTGAAGATACAAATAAACCCAGACAATCCTTTCCTGAAGTTTATATACCAAACGGTTATGTCGATATACTTAAACCGAGTTTCATAAAACAGTATAATTCACTATATGGTGGCAAAATACTCGGATATGTTACACCTAACGGTTATGAAGTGGATACTCTCGAAGAGTTTAAATATATAGAGTATCTAATATCAAAAAACGGCAGTGATTTATTGGAACATTTAAAAAAAAATAAAAGAGAACATAGATGA
- a CDS encoding flagellin, with translation MGFRINTNIGAMNAHMKSTMNNVGLDKSLTALSSGLRINKAADDSAGLAIANKLSAQSQGLGQAISNSNDGIGLIQTADGALEEFGNILKRIRVLATQSANDTQDTDSRSYIDKEVTALAAEANDIGTKTKFNGISILDATGGAAGTFTFHTGAYSGDTQAVVIGSASITALAGTFVVTTRAAAETTVTNMDTGIKAVDGLRATLGAAQNKLESNVRNISVTQVNIAAAESNIRDVDFAAESANFAKHNILAQSGSYAMSQANAVQQNVLRLLQ, from the coding sequence ATGGGATTTAGAATAAACACAAATATCGGTGCGATGAATGCACATATGAAATCGACGATGAACAATGTAGGACTTGATAAAAGTTTAACTGCTCTATCTTCAGGTCTAAGAATAAACAAAGCTGCAGATGATTCGGCAGGTTTGGCTATTGCAAATAAACTTTCGGCTCAATCTCAAGGTTTGGGTCAAGCTATATCTAACTCAAATGACGGTATCGGTCTTATCCAAACGGCAGACGGTGCTTTAGAGGAATTTGGAAATATCTTAAAAAGAATTCGTGTCCTTGCTACTCAATCAGCCAACGATACTCAAGATACAGATTCAAGATCATATATTGACAAAGAGGTTACGGCTTTAGCTGCAGAAGCGAATGATATCGGAACTAAAACTAAATTTAACGGTATTTCAATTCTTGATGCTACCGGCGGTGCGGCAGGTACTTTTACATTTCATACCGGTGCATACTCAGGTGATACGCAAGCAGTAGTTATAGGAAGTGCATCTATTACTGCGTTAGCGGGTACTTTTGTAGTTACAACAAGAGCTGCTGCGGAAACAACGGTTACAAATATGGATACCGGTATAAAAGCGGTTGACGGACTTCGTGCTACACTGGGTGCTGCACAAAATAAACTTGAATCAAATGTTAGAAATATTTCAGTTACGCAAGTAAATATTGCAGCAGCTGAATCAAACATTCGTGATGTTGACTTTGCGGCAGAGAGTGCAAACTTTGCAAAACATAATATCTTAGCTCAATCAGGGTCTTATGCAATGAGCCAAGCTAATGCCGTTCAGCAAAATGTTCTAAGACTATTACAATAG
- a CDS encoding CBS domain-containing protein, with protein sequence MKINKFLINKNESIESALRVIENNHSGIVFVEDNKKIIGSATDGDIRRVLLVEKDLNIEISKCLNRDFVFLLEKDATRENILKLLDTKIRIIPILNKNHELISVVSQKNINWNQKEKIISKARSPVRISFAGGGTDLTTYFYEECGVVLNATINKFAHAVLQKRNDHKIKIFSYDLKEGIEYNDIKEIRFDGTLDLIKSVIKLLNPDFGFELYTYSDVPVGSGLGGSAVQLSAIIGTFNNFRENKFNDYEIAELAFHAERVELGLAGGWQDQYATVFGGFNFMEFKNDENIVNPLRITENIINELEDSLILCYSGITHNSGNIHDDQKENMNKEKQKEYAQISKDIAHEMKSRILKGRLDDFGELLHKAWVIKKNFSSKITTAFLDELYEYALNNGALGGKLLGAGGGGYFLFYVQTFNKLKLMNSLKERGFQIETFTFDKNGLRSWITKEKI encoded by the coding sequence ATGAAAATAAATAAATTTTTAATAAATAAAAATGAGAGCATAGAGTCTGCATTACGGGTAATTGAAAATAATCATTCGGGTATAGTGTTTGTCGAAGATAATAAAAAAATTATAGGCAGTGCCACCGACGGCGACATAAGAAGAGTTTTACTGGTTGAAAAAGATTTAAATATAGAAATAAGTAAGTGTTTAAATAGAGATTTTGTGTTTTTACTAGAAAAAGACGCAACAAGAGAGAATATTTTAAAACTTCTTGATACAAAAATTAGAATTATCCCAATTTTAAATAAAAACCATGAACTTATATCGGTAGTGTCCCAAAAAAACATTAATTGGAATCAAAAAGAGAAAATTATTTCAAAAGCAAGATCCCCTGTTAGAATAAGTTTTGCCGGAGGCGGAACAGATTTGACAACCTATTTTTATGAAGAGTGCGGAGTAGTTTTAAACGCTACTATAAATAAATTTGCACATGCCGTTTTACAAAAGAGGAATGATCATAAGATTAAAATATTTTCTTATGATTTAAAAGAAGGGATTGAATACAATGATATTAAAGAGATACGCTTTGACGGAACGCTAGATTTAATCAAATCCGTTATTAAGCTTTTAAACCCTGATTTTGGATTTGAGCTTTATACTTACAGTGATGTGCCTGTCGGTTCCGGGCTTGGCGGTTCTGCCGTGCAACTCTCGGCTATAATAGGAACATTCAATAATTTTAGAGAAAATAAATTTAATGATTATGAAATCGCTGAACTTGCGTTTCATGCCGAAAGAGTTGAACTAGGGCTTGCAGGCGGTTGGCAAGACCAATATGCTACGGTATTTGGCGGGTTTAACTTTATGGAATTTAAAAATGATGAAAATATTGTAAATCCTCTGCGAATAACCGAGAATATAATCAATGAATTAGAAGACTCTTTAATCTTGTGTTATTCCGGAATAACACACAACTCCGGTAATATTCATGATGACCAAAAAGAAAATATGAATAAAGAGAAACAAAAAGAGTATGCGCAGATTTCTAAAGATATTGCACATGAAATGAAATCAAGGATTTTAAAGGGCAGGCTTGATGATTTTGGCGAACTTTTACATAAAGCATGGGTCATAAAAAAGAACTTCTCTTCAAAGATTACAACTGCATTTTTAGATGAACTTTATGAGTATGCGCTGAATAACGGTGCTTTAGGCGGGAAGTTACTAGGTGCCGGCGGCGGCGGCTACTTTTTATTTTATGTACAAACTTTTAATAAATTAAAATTGATGAACTCTTTAAAAGAGAGAGGCTTTCAAATAGAGACTTTTACATTTGATAAAAATGGATTAAGAAGTTGGATAACCAAGGAAAAAATATGA
- a CDS encoding class I SAM-dependent methyltransferase — MSDYLKVVYSEENTPYTPYPAKLAKYLFDAFDLKEKSTLLEIGCGRGEMLRNFKNLGLQVNGIDLSPEAPNFNKDIDIKVGNVEEEKLPYADNSFDIIYSKSVLEHFYYPERYMKEAYRVLKPNGVLLTLVPDWESCYKIYFDDYTHRTPFSKIGLEDILKIHSFEDVNVYKFRQLPLLWKYPKLNIVSAIISPFIPVRTKNKFLRFSRELMLVSSATKRVKL, encoded by the coding sequence ATGAGTGATTATCTTAAAGTTGTCTATAGTGAAGAGAATACGCCTTACACGCCTTACCCTGCAAAACTTGCAAAATATCTTTTTGATGCCTTTGATTTAAAAGAAAAAAGCACTCTTCTTGAGATAGGCTGCGGTAGAGGAGAAATGCTTAGAAACTTTAAAAATCTCGGGTTGCAAGTAAATGGCATAGACCTCTCTCCCGAAGCTCCAAATTTTAATAAAGATATAGATATTAAAGTAGGTAATGTAGAAGAGGAGAAGCTTCCTTATGCAGATAACTCATTTGATATTATCTACTCAAAATCGGTATTGGAACATTTTTATTATCCTGAGCGATATATGAAAGAGGCGTACAGAGTTCTAAAGCCAAATGGAGTGCTTTTAACATTGGTTCCTGATTGGGAATCGTGCTATAAGATATACTTTGATGACTATACACATAGAACGCCATTCTCAAAAATAGGACTAGAGGATATACTGAAAATACATAGTTTTGAAGATGTAAATGTATATAAGTTTAGACAGCTGCCGCTGCTTTGGAAATATCCTAAACTAAATATAGTAAGTGCTATTATTTCTCCGTTTATACCGGTAAGAACCAAAAACAAATTTTTGCGATTTTCAAGAGAATTAATGCTTGTAAGCAGTGCTACAAAAAGGGTTAAATTATGA
- a CDS encoding aspartate aminotransferase family protein, with translation MKIHYDLIPQETKNIKTKHREVCTPIPHPDTIEIIKDLRFYETDSMHDQLPILWDSAKDYQIFDGYGNCFIDLTSTIFVANIGHSHPKVVQAIENSCKKPLLNNYYYPSRERRDFVKRLIEVTPSYLDKCILYTTGSETTEAAFKTMRQNGRKISKEKIVILSFLGSFHGKTTGSQQLGGKAAGKEWIVNQDKDIYHLPFPTEWYVKESGLSADELFLRDLKELEKLGLVFKNVAGIIMEPYQGWGALFYPQPYIDAMVKWAKENQVLITVDEVQAGFGRTGRLFGFEHYNMEPDLVCMGKAISSSIPLSAILGRGEILNIDPSMNSTHGGNPLACAASLASLNVLIDEKLVEQSFVKGKVLEEELLKWQKEYPELISYISCRGLVAAVFFAKEGSDKLDIELVDELIYRAMLKGVNSVRTLSGTIKFGPPLSIPEDALVEAINVYKECLVEILEEKK, from the coding sequence ATGAAAATACATTATGATTTAATACCCCAAGAAACAAAAAATATAAAAACAAAACATAGAGAGGTTTGCACTCCGATTCCTCATCCTGATACAATAGAGATAATCAAAGATTTAAGATTTTACGAGACGGACTCTATGCATGACCAGCTGCCGATTTTATGGGATAGCGCAAAAGATTATCAAATATTTGACGGTTACGGAAACTGTTTTATAGATTTAACATCTACAATATTTGTTGCAAATATCGGACACTCTCATCCAAAAGTAGTCCAAGCGATAGAAAACAGTTGTAAAAAACCTTTGTTAAATAACTACTATTATCCATCCCGCGAGAGAAGAGATTTTGTAAAAAGATTAATTGAAGTAACGCCATCATATTTAGATAAATGTATTTTGTACACGACAGGCTCAGAAACTACGGAAGCCGCTTTTAAAACTATGAGGCAAAACGGTAGGAAAATCAGCAAAGAGAAGATAGTAATACTCAGCTTTTTAGGCTCTTTTCACGGAAAAACAACAGGTTCGCAACAGCTAGGCGGAAAAGCCGCAGGAAAAGAGTGGATAGTAAATCAGGACAAAGATATTTATCATCTCCCTTTTCCGACAGAGTGGTATGTTAAAGAGAGCGGGCTAAGCGCAGATGAACTTTTTCTAAGAGATTTAAAAGAGTTGGAAAAATTGGGGCTTGTTTTTAAAAATGTAGCCGGAATCATAATGGAGCCATACCAAGGTTGGGGCGCTTTGTTTTACCCACAACCGTACATAGATGCCATGGTTAAATGGGCGAAAGAGAATCAAGTGCTTATAACAGTTGATGAAGTCCAAGCCGGTTTTGGAAGAACGGGCAGACTCTTTGGATTTGAGCATTACAATATGGAGCCGGATTTGGTATGTATGGGGAAAGCCATTTCATCAAGTATACCGTTATCGGCTATTTTGGGGAGAGGCGAGATTTTAAATATCGACCCGTCGATGAACAGCACTCATGGCGGCAATCCTTTGGCGTGTGCGGCTTCTTTGGCATCGCTTAATGTCTTGATTGATGAAAAGCTGGTAGAACAATCTTTTGTAAAAGGAAAAGTTTTAGAAGAAGAGTTATTGAAATGGCAAAAAGAGTATCCCGAACTTATCTCTTATATAAGTTGCAGGGGGTTGGTTGCAGCAGTTTTTTTCGCAAAAGAGGGAAGTGATAAACTTGATATAGAGTTGGTGGATGAGTTGATTTACAGAGCAATGCTCAAAGGGGTAAACTCTGTTAGAACATTATCCGGCACAATTAAATTTGGACCTCCGTTATCTATCCCCGAAGATGCACTGGTTGAAGCTATAAATGTTTATAAAGAGTGTTTAGTAGAGATATTAGAAGAAAAAAAATGA
- a CDS encoding N-acetylneuraminate synthase family protein yields the protein MRINNFEIGSNDKVFIIAEIGMNHNGIYENAVKLIDLAAKCGVDCVKFQMRNLKELYSKDALDMTSSDLSTQYTMGLLEKFELSYEQYKSLAEYSRSKNLIFMCTPWDKSSADAIESIGVEAFKTASADMTNFDLLEHLVKKNKPLILSTGMSTKEEIDESVEFLTRLKADFALLHCNSTYPAPFKDINLRYINKLKKYNIPVGYSGHERGIAVSIAAVAMGAQIIERHFTLDRNMEGPDHSASLEYDDFKRLVEGIREVELSLGSDKDRVVTQGELINRENLSKSIFAKEDIKEGEIFTKEMFEIKSPGQGLNPQYLNKIVGYKAVRDIKKGKALFKSDLGGLVRAKKHYNFNRTWALPVRFHDIDSLMQNTKPDSVEFHMSFKDITEDLSKFLTQTYGCEYIVHAPELFEDDHLLDLCTPDEEYRKKSIAHLQRVIDKTLGMKKYFPKTTKPQIVVHCGGFTKDEILPIEQKPTYYKNLIDSISKLNLDGVELLPENMAPFPWLFGGQRYQNIFIDADEIIDFCNKTNLKICQDISHSHLACNKFGWNHIEYTRKLAPYTAHYHISDGSGVDGEGIQIGDGNIDFEHIYPVINEFSPNASFIPEVWQGHKNNGEGFWVSLERMEGKI from the coding sequence ATGAGGATTAACAATTTTGAAATCGGAAGTAACGATAAAGTATTTATAATCGCGGAAATTGGTATGAATCATAACGGTATTTATGAAAATGCCGTGAAATTAATAGACCTTGCTGCTAAATGTGGAGTTGATTGTGTTAAGTTTCAGATGAGAAATTTAAAAGAGTTATATTCCAAAGATGCACTTGATATGACAAGCAGTGACTTGTCTACACAGTACACAATGGGATTGTTGGAAAAATTTGAGTTGAGTTATGAGCAGTATAAATCTTTAGCAGAGTATTCAAGAAGTAAAAATCTTATATTTATGTGTACTCCTTGGGATAAGTCAAGTGCAGATGCAATTGAATCGATAGGTGTCGAAGCGTTTAAAACGGCATCCGCGGATATGACAAATTTTGATTTGTTAGAGCATTTGGTTAAGAAAAACAAGCCTTTAATATTATCAACCGGAATGAGCACGAAAGAGGAGATAGATGAGAGTGTTGAATTTTTGACAAGATTAAAAGCAGACTTTGCATTGCTTCATTGCAACTCCACATATCCTGCACCGTTTAAAGACATTAATCTCAGGTACATTAATAAATTAAAAAAATATAATATTCCCGTCGGATATTCAGGTCACGAGAGGGGAATAGCCGTTTCAATCGCGGCTGTTGCCATGGGAGCACAAATAATTGAAAGACACTTTACTCTTGATAGAAATATGGAAGGACCTGACCATAGCGCTAGTTTAGAGTATGATGATTTTAAAAGATTAGTTGAAGGGATTCGTGAAGTTGAACTCTCGCTTGGAAGCGATAAAGATAGAGTTGTAACTCAAGGCGAATTAATAAACAGAGAAAATTTATCTAAAAGCATATTTGCCAAAGAAGATATAAAAGAGGGTGAAATCTTTACTAAAGAGATGTTTGAGATTAAAAGCCCGGGACAAGGACTTAATCCTCAGTATCTAAATAAAATAGTCGGATATAAAGCAGTAAGGGACATAAAAAAGGGAAAAGCGCTTTTTAAATCTGACTTGGGTGGTTTAGTAAGAGCTAAGAAACATTATAACTTTAATAGGACTTGGGCACTGCCTGTAAGATTTCATGATATTGACTCTTTAATGCAAAATACTAAGCCGGATTCTGTTGAGTTTCATATGAGTTTTAAAGATATTACGGAGGATTTATCAAAATTTTTAACGCAAACATATGGTTGTGAGTATATCGTTCATGCACCTGAATTGTTTGAGGATGATCATCTTTTAGACCTTTGCACACCGGATGAAGAGTACAGAAAAAAATCTATCGCGCATCTTCAAAGAGTAATTGATAAAACTTTAGGTATGAAAAAATATTTTCCAAAAACTACCAAGCCTCAAATCGTAGTGCATTGCGGCGGATTTACTAAAGATGAAATTTTACCGATTGAACAAAAACCAACATATTATAAAAATCTTATTGATTCAATAAGTAAACTAAACCTAGACGGGGTAGAGCTGCTGCCTGAAAATATGGCACCGTTTCCTTGGCTTTTTGGAGGTCAAAGGTATCAAAATATTTTTATCGATGCAGATGAGATAATTGATTTTTGTAATAAAACAAATCTGAAAATCTGTCAGGACATTTCACATTCACACTTGGCATGTAATAAATTTGGCTGGAATCACATTGAATATACAAGAAAATTAGCTCCTTATACGGCGCACTATCATATATCAGACGGTAGCGGCGTAGATGGAGAGGGTATTCAAATAGGCGATGGAAATATTGATTTTGAACATATATATCCTGTTATAAATGAGTTTTCTCCAAATGCTTCTTTTATTCCGGAAGTTTGGCAGGGGCATAAAAATAATGGCGAAGGCTTCTGGGTTAGTTTAGAGAGAATGGAAGGGAAAATATAA
- a CDS encoding flagellin — protein MGFRINTNIGAMNAHMKSTMNNVGLDKSLTALSSGLRINKAADDSAGLAIANKLSAQSQGLGQAIANSNDGIGLIQTADGALEEVGNIFKRIRVLATQAANDTQDADSRSYIKKEIDALAAEADDIGSKTKFNGIGILNGSGGVTGTFTFHTGAYANDTQAVSIGTASVVNLATAAASLTVATAGSAEATIGFMDIGIKNVDTLRATLGAAQNKLESNVRNISVTQVNIAAAESNIRDVDFAAESANFAKHNILAQSGSYAMSQANAVQQNVLRLLQ, from the coding sequence ATGGGATTTAGAATAAACACAAACATCGGTGCAATGAATGCACATATGAAATCGACGATGAACAATGTTGGACTTGATAAAAGTTTAACTGCTCTATCTTCAGGTCTAAGAATAAACAAAGCTGCAGATGATTCGGCAGGTTTGGCTATTGCAAATAAACTTTCGGCTCAATCTCAAGGTTTGGGTCAAGCTATAGCTAACTCAAATGACGGTATCGGTCTTATCCAAACGGCAGACGGCGCTTTAGAAGAAGTCGGGAATATATTTAAAAGAATTCGTGTCCTTGCTACTCAGGCAGCCAATGATACTCAAGATGCAGACTCAAGAAGCTACATTAAAAAAGAGATTGATGCTTTAGCAGCAGAAGCGGATGATATCGGAAGTAAAACTAAGTTTAACGGGATAGGGATTCTTAATGGATCCGGCGGGGTAACAGGTACTTTTACATTTCATACGGGGGCGTACGCTAATGATACGCAGGCTGTAAGTATCGGAACTGCGTCTGTTGTTAATTTAGCAACTGCTGCGGCTAGCCTTACCGTTGCAACTGCAGGTAGTGCGGAAGCAACAATCGGTTTTATGGATATCGGTATCAAAAATGTGGACACTCTTCGTGCTACACTGGGTGCTGCACAAAATAAACTTGAATCAAATGTTAGAAATATTTCAGTTACGCAAGTAAATATTGCAGCAGCTGAATCAAACATTCGTGATGTTGACTTTGCGGCAGAGAGTGCAAACTTTGCAAAACATAATATCTTAGCTCAATCAGGGTCTTATGCAATGAGCCAAGCTAATGCCGTTCAGCAAAATGTTCTAAGACTATTACAATAG
- a CDS encoding VOC family protein, whose protein sequence is MIKLRHIGIVVRDLKKSIEFYEDLFALEVVNEMLEEGKYVEDLVGIKDASIKWAKLKAMDGTVFELLEYKNSPFHEKDNYPANRLGFSHVAVSVEDIDVVYEKLQEYKCKCNSKPLLSPDGKVKVIYCHDIDGTILEIVEEL, encoded by the coding sequence ATGATTAAATTAAGACACATAGGTATTGTTGTTCGTGATTTAAAAAAGTCTATAGAGTTTTATGAAGATTTGTTTGCACTTGAAGTTGTAAATGAAATGCTCGAAGAGGGAAAGTATGTTGAAGATTTGGTCGGTATTAAAGATGCTTCTATAAAATGGGCTAAATTAAAAGCTATGGACGGTACTGTTTTTGAGCTTTTGGAGTATAAAAACAGTCCATTTCATGAAAAAGATAATTATCCCGCTAATAGACTCGGCTTTTCACATGTTGCGGTAAGTGTAGAAGATATTGATGTTGTATATGAAAAATTGCAAGAATATAAGTGTAAATGCAACTCAAAGCCGCTTCTTTCTCCTGATGGCAAAGTAAAAGTTATTTATTGCCATGATATTGACGGAACTATTTTAGAGATTGTTGAGGAGTTATAG
- a CDS encoding class I SAM-dependent methyltransferase: protein MKCYLCGSSDYKVRDGKVRDNEKLDVLECNHCGLVFLSSLEHIDENYYEDSNMSQGLDINEWLNETCVDDNRRFEFVKDMIINKDIVDFGSGAGGFLLKAKEVAKSVVGIELDNKIIEHYKKNNINHTADIESLENDRYDVITAFHVVEHLSNPIGILKLLVSKLKKGGKLIVEVPNSDDALLTIYKNKAFSNFTYWSPHLFLYNSKTLRLLFKKVYGVEIEFVKYIQRYPLSNHLYWLSHNKAGGHQKWGNFIDSPELTKAYEAQLSSLGATDTVIAQLIKR from the coding sequence ATGAAATGTTATTTATGCGGCTCTTCTGATTACAAAGTAAGAGACGGCAAAGTTCGTGATAATGAGAAACTTGATGTTTTAGAATGTAATCATTGCGGTTTAGTTTTTTTATCTAGTTTAGAGCATATTGATGAAAACTATTATGAAGATTCTAACATGTCGCAAGGTCTTGATATAAATGAGTGGCTCAATGAAACCTGCGTTGATGATAATAGAAGATTTGAATTTGTAAAAGATATGATAATAAACAAGGATATCGTTGATTTTGGCAGTGGTGCGGGGGGATTTTTACTAAAAGCTAAAGAGGTGGCAAAATCAGTCGTCGGAATCGAACTTGACAATAAAATAATAGAACATTATAAGAAGAACAATATTAATCATACAGCAGATATTGAGAGCTTAGAAAATGACAGATATGATGTAATCACGGCTTTTCATGTAGTAGAACACCTAAGCAATCCGATAGGTATTTTAAAACTCTTAGTCTCTAAACTAAAAAAAGGCGGCAAATTGATTGTTGAAGTTCCAAATTCGGATGATGCATTATTGACAATCTATAAGAACAAGGCATTTTCGAATTTTACATATTGGAGTCCTCATCTTTTTCTTTATAACTCTAAAACTTTGCGACTGCTCTTTAAAAAAGTTTACGGAGTCGAGATAGAGTTTGTAAAATATATTCAGCGCTACCCTTTATCCAATCATCTATATTGGCTATCGCATAACAAAGCAGGCGGACATCAAAAGTGGGGTAATTTTATAGACTCCCCCGAGTTAACCAAGGCTTATGAAGCACAGCTCTCAAGCTTAGGTGCGACAGATACGGTTATAGCACAATTAATTAAAAGGTAA
- a CDS encoding flagellin, with product MGFRINTNIGAMNAHMKSTMNNVGLDKSLTALSSGLRINKAADDSAGLAIANKLSAQSQGLGQAIANSNDGIGLIQTADGALEEVGNIFKRIRVLATQAANDTQDADSRSYIKKEIDALAAEADDIGSKTKFNGIGILNGSGGVTGTFTFHTGAYANDTQAVSIGTASVVNLATAAASLTVATAGSAEATIGFMDIGIKNVDTLRATLGAAQNKLESNVRNISVTQVNIAAAESNIRDVDFAKESANFAKHNILAQSGSYAMSQANAVQQNVLRLLQ from the coding sequence ATGGGATTTAGAATAAACACAAACATCGGTGCAATGAATGCACATATGAAATCGACGATGAACAATGTTGGACTTGATAAAAGTTTAACTGCTCTATCTTCAGGTCTAAGAATAAACAAAGCTGCAGATGATTCGGCAGGTTTGGCTATTGCAAATAAACTTTCGGCTCAATCTCAAGGTTTGGGTCAAGCTATAGCTAACTCAAATGACGGTATCGGTCTTATCCAAACGGCAGACGGCGCTTTAGAAGAAGTCGGGAATATATTTAAAAGAATTCGTGTCCTTGCTACTCAGGCAGCCAATGATACTCAAGATGCAGACTCAAGAAGCTACATTAAAAAAGAGATTGATGCTTTAGCAGCAGAAGCGGATGATATCGGAAGTAAAACTAAGTTTAACGGGATAGGGATTCTTAATGGATCCGGCGGGGTAACAGGTACTTTTACATTTCATACGGGGGCGTACGCTAATGATACGCAGGCTGTAAGTATCGGAACTGCGTCTGTTGTTAATTTAGCAACTGCTGCGGCTAGCCTTACCGTTGCAACTGCAGGTAGTGCGGAAGCAACAATCGGTTTTATGGATATCGGTATCAAAAATGTGGACACTCTTCGTGCTACACTGGGTGCTGCACAAAATAAACTTGAATCAAATGTTAGAAATATTTCAGTTACGCAAGTAAATATTGCAGCAGCTGAATCAAACATTCGTGATGTTGACTTTGCTAAAGAGTCTGCAAACTTTGCAAAACATAATATCTTAGCTCAATCAGGGTCTTATGCAATGAGCCAAGCTAATGCCGTTCAGCAAAATGTTCTAAGACTATTACAATAG